Proteins from a single region of Aureibacter tunicatorum:
- a CDS encoding AraC family transcriptional regulator, with translation MEDYNKIIESLGVKFHKSKNVKILQSLNISNFYDVENTILILNKGELRFGEEQELVKEGEMLFIPGGKSVNVTFGSNPVESLSNDEYMSRKEEFFKGFHYSELEDTVSENFSLVNFEAKVFDSVNFFTSLDLPPFIIHKSDRLTTIIRTIIKENVSELAGSERVVKINTDYLVVEIVRYIIKNRLFVEQLATNSTYFKDPRLIDIFAYIKENLNGDLSNKVLANVANVSEDYVGQYFKMLTGINPQDYIEYQRMEKAVQLLRTTKKSIRDIGKEVGYKDTAYFCRRFKMMFGIPAGKMRRRESLMNV, from the coding sequence ATGGAAGATTATAATAAGATTATTGAATCATTGGGGGTTAAATTCCACAAGTCCAAAAATGTGAAAATATTACAATCCCTTAATATTTCTAATTTTTACGATGTAGAAAATACAATCCTTATATTAAACAAAGGAGAGTTGAGATTTGGAGAAGAGCAAGAACTAGTCAAAGAGGGAGAAATGCTTTTCATCCCTGGAGGCAAGTCTGTGAATGTAACATTCGGCAGCAATCCTGTTGAGTCATTATCCAATGACGAATACATGAGCCGTAAAGAAGAATTCTTCAAAGGCTTCCACTACTCGGAATTAGAAGATACTGTTTCTGAAAACTTCAGCTTGGTCAACTTCGAAGCTAAAGTATTCGATTCTGTGAATTTTTTCACTTCTTTGGATCTTCCTCCATTTATCATTCATAAGAGCGACAGATTAACTACTATCATCAGAACAATCATTAAAGAAAACGTTTCTGAGTTAGCAGGTAGCGAAAGAGTTGTAAAAATCAACACTGACTACTTAGTAGTTGAGATTGTAAGATACATCATCAAAAATAGATTGTTCGTAGAGCAACTTGCTACAAACAGCACTTACTTCAAAGATCCTAGACTTATTGACATTTTCGCTTATATCAAAGAAAATCTCAATGGCGATCTTTCAAACAAGGTACTTGCCAATGTTGCTAATGTATCTGAGGACTATGTTGGTCAATACTTTAAAATGTTGACAGGAATCAACCCTCAAGATTACATCGAATACCAAAGAATGGAAAAAGCTGTTCAGTTGCTTAGAACAACTAAGAAGAGCATCAGAGATATTGGTAAAGAAGTTGGTTACAAAGATACTGCTTACTTCTGTCGTCGTTTTAAAATGATGTTTGGAATACCAGCTGGTAAAATGAGAAGAAGAGAGTCTTTGATGAATGTATAA
- the miaA gene encoding tRNA (adenosine(37)-N6)-dimethylallyltransferase MiaA yields MNADLITILGPTAIGKTSLAVNLAYYSDGEVISADSRQVYKGMDIGTGKDIAEYVIKGQNIPYHLIDIVDPGYEYNVFEFQKDFLNSYEQIQKRGKIPILCGGTGMYLDAVFKGYRLMKVPESSEVRDICRSKSDEELAKWLMDIRNTHNKTDITNRERTIRAIEIELYQMAHRKEMNDFPKINHLVFGIKADTDLIKKRITIRLKDRLENGLIEEVQRLLDEGLSPEQLKFYGLEYKVVTEHVIGQLNKNDMFQKLNSAIHNFAKKQMTWFRKMEREGMNITWLDANANIDDKLKTTISKMLKH; encoded by the coding sequence ATGAACGCGGATTTAATCACAATTTTAGGCCCCACAGCCATAGGCAAAACATCATTGGCTGTTAATCTAGCATATTATTCTGATGGAGAGGTAATAAGCGCCGACTCAAGACAAGTTTACAAAGGAATGGATATCGGCACAGGAAAAGACATCGCAGAATATGTTATTAAAGGCCAAAATATTCCATACCATCTGATTGACATTGTTGATCCCGGCTATGAATACAATGTGTTTGAATTTCAAAAAGATTTTTTAAACTCTTATGAGCAAATACAAAAGCGAGGTAAAATTCCTATTCTTTGCGGAGGAACAGGCATGTATTTGGATGCTGTGTTCAAAGGCTACAGATTAATGAAAGTTCCGGAAAGCTCCGAAGTCAGGGACATTTGCCGCAGTAAATCCGATGAAGAATTAGCTAAATGGCTTATGGATATCCGCAACACTCATAATAAAACGGATATTACAAACAGGGAAAGAACTATCAGAGCCATAGAAATTGAGCTTTATCAAATGGCGCATCGAAAAGAAATGAATGATTTCCCTAAAATCAACCATCTGGTATTTGGCATCAAAGCCGATACTGATCTTATAAAAAAAAGAATCACGATCAGGTTGAAAGATAGATTAGAAAATGGCCTTATCGAAGAAGTTCAAAGACTTCTGGATGAAGGATTAAGTCCTGAACAATTGAAGTTCTATGGACTTGAATACAAAGTTGTGACCGAGCATGTTATTGGTCAACTCAATAAAAATGATATGTTTCAAAAGCTGAACAGCGCCATACACAACTTCGCGAAAAAACAGATGACTTGGTTTAGAAAAATGGAACGTGAAGGTATGAACATCACTTGGCTTGATGCCAATGCGAATATAGACGACAAGCTAAAAACAACTATTTCTAAGATGCTAAAACATTAA